From Glycine max cultivar Williams 82 chromosome 11, Glycine_max_v4.0, whole genome shotgun sequence, the proteins below share one genomic window:
- the LOC100804331 gene encoding putative clathrin assembly protein At4g40080 → MTKLKELIGIMKDKASQGKAAILSKRATLSLLRATSHDSFAPPTRDHLSTLLSSGDGSRATASDAVDLLTGRLQTTQSSAVALKCLIVVHHVIRRGSFIMRDQLPYSGGRNHLNLSKFRDKSSPVCWELSLWVRWYAKHVEQLLWASRIVGFLPTEKEKASGLTNEELLRETEALLTVLEGIGNIPNAASMEGNRLVSEVATLVEEDGVAVLSEIFLRVNEFRERLVCLGFGEVVELVYVLNRLGKCKEILVITEKQKLWDLVRELKVKIEKMEVYREEGKRTVTTQRATKSDRFALTLVNSVDLGRFPSARFL, encoded by the coding sequence ATGACGAAACTGAAAGAGCTGATAGGAATAATGAAGGACAAAGCATCGCAGGGCAAAGCCGCGATCCTCTCCAAACGCgccactctctctctcctccGAGCCACCAGCCACGACTCCTTCGCCCCTCCCACGCGGGATCACCTCTCCACGCTCCTCTCCTCCGGTGATGGCTCACGCGCCACCGCCTCCGACGCCGTAGACCTCCTCACCGGCCGCCTCCAGACCACCCAGAGCTCCGCCGTGGCGCTGAAATGCCTGATCGTGGTGCACCACGTGATCAGGCGTGGCAGCTTCATCATGAGGGACCAGCTTCCATACAGCGGCGGCAGGAACCACCTTAACCTCTCCAAATTCAGAGACAAAAGCAGCCCCGTGTGTTGGGAACTCTCTTTGTGGGTACGATGGTACGCTAAACACGTGGAACAGCTTCTCTGGGCTTCCAGAATTGTCGGATTCTTACCAACcgaaaaagagaaagcttcgGGTCTTACCAACgaggagttgttgagagagacGGAGGCTTTGTTAACGGTTCTAGAAGGGATTGGAAACATACCCAACGCTGCATCCATGGAAGGGAATAGATTAGTTTCTGAAGTAGCGACTTTGGTGGAAGAAGATGGGGTTGCGGTGTTGAGTGAGATTTTTCTTAGAGTTAACGAGTTTAGAGAGAGATTGGTGTGTCTCGGTTTTGGAGAAGTAGTGGAATTGGTTTACGTCTTGAATAGATTGGGCAAGTGTAAAGAGATATTGGTGATCACAGAGAAACAGAAGTTATGGGATTTAGTGAGAGAATTGAAGGTGAAGATAGAGAAGATGGAAGTGTATAGGGAAGAAGGGAAAAGAACGGTGACAACACAGAGAGCAACAAAGTCAGATAGGTTTGCTCTCACGCTTGTGAATTCCGTTGATTTGGGACGGTTTCCCTCTGCAAGGTTCTTGTGA